Proteins encoded by one window of Deinococcus radiodurans R1 = ATCC 13939 = DSM 20539:
- a CDS encoding carbon-nitrogen hydrolase family protein: protein MSGSAPSGPAPVRRFRAVAVQPQWSAQDFGSAPAFRRWLRSQLEAARPHLAADRPTLVVLTELNGLPLVLRGDGWAARLGTFERAAAALFVRRLGRVLPVLLRERVSPIRALQLAGSDENAALYLATCRDLAREYGVYLCSGSTPLPRYRLTSRGVEREAGTLTNQTVIFGPQGELIGCTDKVHLTPDEEAGGVDLTPGRLDELRVFPTPVGDLGVAISLDAFRADVIERLEAQGCTVLLQPDANAAPWTSLEGLPPDPAHVRDQPLAWLESSWQVTQRTRIPYAVNPMVVGNLLDLTFDGQSAIAGPAAEAPQPRSYVLTDPRPGFLALAPWVAPDTTAPEELREIGQQLAARSGHPRENQYLTTVLHADLELPPTTCPVPPATPHEDALRAWLAGEATLGRSPKARLGGWALVGVGVLALALLGRKRNR from the coding sequence ATGTCCGGCTCCGCCCCGTCTGGTCCCGCGCCTGTCCGCCGCTTTCGCGCTGTCGCCGTGCAGCCCCAGTGGTCGGCGCAGGATTTCGGGAGTGCCCCGGCGTTCCGGCGCTGGCTGCGCTCGCAACTGGAAGCGGCGCGGCCCCACCTGGCTGCGGACCGGCCCACCCTGGTCGTGCTGACCGAACTCAACGGCCTGCCGCTGGTGCTGCGTGGCGACGGCTGGGCAGCGCGGCTGGGCACCTTCGAGCGGGCGGCGGCGGCGCTGTTCGTGCGGCGTCTGGGACGGGTGTTGCCGGTGCTGCTGCGCGAGCGCGTCTCCCCCATCCGTGCCCTGCAACTGGCCGGGAGTGACGAGAACGCGGCGCTGTACCTCGCAACCTGCCGTGACCTGGCGCGCGAATACGGCGTTTACCTCTGCTCAGGCTCCACGCCGCTGCCGCGCTACCGCCTGACCTCGCGTGGCGTAGAGCGCGAGGCGGGCACGCTGACCAACCAGACGGTCATTTTTGGGCCGCAGGGCGAACTCATCGGCTGCACCGACAAAGTGCACCTCACGCCCGACGAGGAGGCGGGCGGGGTGGACCTGACGCCGGGCCGCCTGGACGAGCTGCGGGTCTTCCCCACCCCGGTCGGGGACCTGGGCGTGGCGATCAGCCTGGACGCCTTCCGCGCCGACGTGATCGAGCGCCTGGAAGCTCAGGGCTGCACGGTGCTGCTGCAACCCGACGCCAACGCCGCGCCCTGGACCTCGCTCGAAGGCTTGCCGCCTGACCCGGCGCACGTGCGCGACCAACCGCTCGCCTGGCTGGAATCGAGCTGGCAGGTGACGCAGCGCACGCGCATTCCCTACGCCGTCAACCCGATGGTGGTCGGCAACCTGCTTGACCTGACCTTTGACGGCCAGAGCGCGATCGCTGGACCCGCTGCCGAGGCGCCGCAGCCGCGCAGTTACGTGCTCACCGACCCGCGCCCCGGTTTTCTGGCGCTGGCGCCCTGGGTGGCCCCGGACACGACAGCGCCCGAGGAGCTGCGCGAGATCGGGCAACAGCTCGCGGCCCGCAGCGGTCACCCCCGCGAAAACCAGTACCTGACGACAGTCCTGCACGCCGATCTGGAACTGCCGCCCACCACCTGCCCGGTGCCGCCCGCCACACCACACGAGGACGCCCTGCGCGCC